One part of the Tautonia marina genome encodes these proteins:
- a CDS encoding type II toxin-antitoxin system RelE/ParE family toxin: MNPFDIEITATAKAELQEAAQRISEESSPAIAAAWLDRLLQTIDTLRYHPLRCPLARENDHFPEEIRVLAYGRHRSQRRILFTVEGSTVTVLYIRHGARGELTL, encoded by the coding sequence ATGAATCCTTTCGACATCGAAATCACCGCCACCGCTAAAGCAGAATTGCAGGAGGCGGCGCAGAGAATCAGCGAAGAATCGTCGCCTGCCATCGCCGCCGCATGGCTCGACAGGCTGTTACAGACCATCGACACCCTCAGATACCATCCCCTCCGCTGCCCGCTTGCCCGGGAAAACGACCATTTCCCCGAAGAAATCCGTGTCCTCGCCTACGGCAGGCACCGTTCCCAGCGCCGTATCCTCTTCACCGTAGAAGGAAGCACGGTCACGGTGCTCTACATACGCCACGGTGCCCGTGGTGAACTCACCCTCTGA
- a CDS encoding ribbon-helix-helix domain-containing protein yields the protein MDTNMRERWEPFIRAQLQSGRYASEDDVIDDALALLKCREEAEQARELECVRQGLEDKRAGRTQELDTAFAEIRSRLDLPAG from the coding sequence ATGGACACCAATATGAGAGAACGCTGGGAGCCGTTCATCCGCGCCCAGCTCCAGAGCGGGCGGTATGCGTCGGAAGATGACGTTATCGACGATGCCCTTGCCCTGCTCAAATGCAGGGAAGAGGCCGAGCAGGCCCGTGAACTGGAGTGCGTCCGGCAGGGGCTGGAGGATAAGCGGGCCGGCAGGACGCAGGAGCTGGATACAGCGTTTGCTGAAATCCGAAGCAGGCTGGATCTTCCGGCCGGTTGA